Proteins from a genomic interval of Verrucomicrobiota bacterium:
- a CDS encoding cellulase family glycosylhydrolase, which produces MINRIRSTARANTRFFETGLNRMKAGLRLMSLCAVLGLALVAVLPAGAQVVRPIPVPGRIEAEAYDAKGPTVSFYDNTPGNTGGVYRKDDVDIEATSDTGGGYNVGWIASGEWLNYTMTVPTTAVYQLAFRVASANGSGNIQVALDGLPLCSVVTPLTGGWQAWQTVAVSNLVLRAGHRLLRVDFQIGGQNFNYIQVTRQRDLTGGWLRVSGKQIVDAQGRNVVLRGMGLGNWMLQEPYMLDASGIVDNQQQLKQRIAELVGTNNMAVFYASWLTNYIREPDVAALAGAGFNSIRLPMHYNLFTLPVEQERMPGQNTWLEGGFQLVDALLALCETHHIFLILDMHGCPGGQGHDKPICDYNPPAPSLWESPANRATLIALWRQIAARYANKAWIGGYDLINEPNWTFENQTNVGGCSDQSNAPLRRLLMDITTAIRQVDTNHIIFLAGNCWGGNYNGLLPPWDANLVISFHKYWDAPTAASLQPWVDKRNQWNLPVWLGESGENSNDWFRDVVRNAEQANIGWAWWPWKKIGSTSAPAIIQKPAGYQAILDYWRNRGPRPSTNDAFQALLALAQAARFENCVLHPEVTDALIRPNTRGHDTALQK; this is translated from the coding sequence ATGATCAATCGCATTCGATCCACAGCCCGCGCCAATACGCGCTTTTTCGAAACAGGGTTGAACCGGATGAAGGCGGGCTTGCGCTTGATGAGCCTCTGCGCGGTGCTCGGCCTGGCGTTGGTTGCCGTTCTCCCTGCCGGCGCACAGGTGGTTCGCCCCATACCGGTTCCCGGACGGATCGAGGCCGAGGCTTACGACGCCAAAGGTCCCACGGTTTCCTTTTACGACAATACACCCGGCAACACCGGCGGCGTGTATCGGAAGGACGACGTGGACATTGAAGCGACGTCCGACACGGGCGGCGGCTACAACGTCGGGTGGATCGCTTCAGGCGAATGGCTCAATTACACGATGACCGTGCCGACGACCGCCGTTTACCAACTGGCCTTCCGCGTCGCTTCGGCCAACGGCTCGGGCAATATCCAAGTGGCGCTGGACGGCTTGCCGCTTTGCTCGGTCGTGACGCCATTGACCGGGGGCTGGCAGGCCTGGCAGACCGTGGCCGTCAGCAATCTCGTGCTGCGCGCCGGGCACCGGTTGCTGCGGGTGGATTTTCAGATCGGCGGGCAAAATTTCAATTACATCCAGGTCACTCGACAGCGGGATTTAACCGGCGGTTGGCTGCGCGTTTCAGGCAAACAGATTGTGGATGCGCAAGGGCGGAACGTGGTGTTGCGCGGCATGGGCCTGGGCAATTGGATGCTGCAAGAGCCTTACATGCTGGACGCATCCGGCATCGTGGACAACCAACAGCAGTTGAAACAAAGAATTGCCGAACTCGTGGGCACGAACAACATGGCGGTCTTCTACGCGTCGTGGCTCACGAATTACATCCGCGAGCCGGATGTGGCTGCCCTGGCCGGGGCCGGCTTCAATTCCATTCGCCTCCCGATGCATTACAACCTGTTCACGTTGCCCGTCGAGCAAGAGCGAATGCCCGGACAAAACACTTGGCTCGAGGGCGGCTTCCAACTCGTGGACGCGCTGCTGGCTTTGTGCGAAACGCACCACATTTTTCTGATCCTCGATATGCACGGTTGTCCGGGTGGCCAGGGTCATGACAAACCGATTTGCGATTACAACCCGCCCGCGCCCTCGCTGTGGGAAAGCCCGGCGAACCGCGCCACGCTCATCGCCCTCTGGCGACAGATCGCAGCTCGTTACGCCAACAAGGCATGGATTGGCGGCTACGATCTCATCAACGAACCGAATTGGACCTTCGAAAACCAGACCAACGTGGGTGGCTGTTCGGACCAGTCCAACGCACCGCTCAGGCGACTGTTGATGGACATCACGACTGCGATCCGCCAGGTGGACACGAACCACATAATTTTCCTCGCCGGCAATTGCTGGGGCGGAAATTACAACGGCCTCCTCCCGCCGTGGGATGCCAACCTGGTCATTAGTTTCCACAAATACTGGGACGCACCCACCGCCGCATCGCTCCAACCCTGGGTGGACAAGCGCAACCAATGGAATCTGCCCGTGTGGTTGGGCGAATCCGGCGAGAACTCCAACGATTGGTTTCGCGACGTCGTGCGCAACGCCGAGCAAGCCAATATCGGCTGGGCGTGGTGGCCGTGGAAAAAAATTGGCTCGACCTCCGCTCCAGCCATCATCCAAAAACCCGCCGGCTACCAGGCCATTCTGGATTACTGGCGCAACCGCGGCCCGCGCCCCTCCACGAATGACGCATTCCAAGCGCTTCTGGCGTTGGCGCAAGCCGCCCGGTTTGAAAACTGCGTCCTGCATCCGGAGGTTACCGACGCGCTGATTCGCCCGAACACCCGAGGGCATGACACGGCCCTTCAAAAATAA
- a CDS encoding tetratricopeptide repeat protein, with translation MKSGANNSKSKRGRGAAKSPQRAETQREALREPAHPLSARRVWFFRLLLVLFPVLALGLLEIGLRLGGYGYPTGFFKEVRSEGRTFLIDNEKFSQRFFPPELARWPGSFKFDAKKPAGLRRIFIFGESAAMGDPQPAYGASRYLEVLLRERFPGEKFEVINLGITAVNSHVILPIARECAKHQGDLWIIYMGNNEMVGPFGPATVFGSSAMPLVLVKFMLAVQQTRVGQMFVSWSRHLGGKSKNTTWGGMQMFLQNQIPPADPRKETAYRNFARNLQDIVAVGLDSGARIVLNTISVNLRDCPPFASLSNQNLPAADRAQFDHLYAEGLSLEKQVSFAEATRRFEAAARIDAQFAELQFRWAASLLQLTNAVAARTHFQLACDTDALPFRADSRINELIKEVAQATAGRHLVLCDAEAALAADSPVKIAGDESFFEHVHFNFDGNYRLGLAWAEQVVGLLALPTNSAASAVWPAQARCDEDLGLTDWNREFVLQSVLRRMNSPPLSSQFNNAARLQVVQAQESVLQRRNAQPGATAQALTVLNAAIRRAPGDHFLYEGMANVLEAVGDPKNAILAYRELLKLLPHDAYASQQIGRLLGEQGQPQQGEPFLRTVTRLRPSSPDGWRELGVVLAAQEKFPDALECLRRAERLSPQDPDNVCYTGKILAKMKRRAEAIAHYRRAIQMRPDFWEAHFELASELAWENEVAESIREYLEALRINPRHAVSHVNLGVMLVRENRHAEAIQQFEQALVLDPNNAAAKDYLRQVTELRNRNK, from the coding sequence GTGAAATCCGGGGCCAACAATTCGAAATCCAAACGCGGCCGTGGGGCGGCAAAATCGCCGCAGCGTGCGGAAACGCAACGCGAGGCGCTGCGTGAGCCGGCCCATCCCCTGTCGGCCCGGCGGGTGTGGTTCTTCCGCCTGTTGCTCGTCTTGTTCCCCGTGTTGGCGCTGGGCTTGTTGGAAATCGGGCTGCGGCTCGGCGGCTATGGTTATCCGACGGGGTTTTTCAAGGAGGTACGATCCGAGGGGCGGACGTTTCTGATCGACAACGAAAAATTCAGCCAGCGGTTCTTCCCACCGGAACTGGCGCGCTGGCCGGGCAGTTTCAAGTTTGACGCCAAGAAACCCGCCGGCTTACGGCGCATCTTTATTTTCGGCGAATCCGCGGCGATGGGTGATCCGCAACCGGCTTACGGCGCGTCGCGCTACCTGGAGGTTTTGCTGCGCGAGCGTTTTCCCGGAGAGAAGTTCGAGGTCATCAACCTCGGCATCACCGCCGTCAACTCCCACGTCATCCTGCCCATCGCCCGGGAATGCGCGAAACATCAGGGCGACCTCTGGATCATATACATGGGCAACAACGAAATGGTCGGGCCATTTGGCCCGGCCACGGTGTTTGGCTCCAGCGCGATGCCGCTGGTGTTGGTGAAATTCATGCTGGCCGTTCAGCAGACCCGCGTGGGCCAGATGTTCGTTTCCTGGTCGCGTCATCTGGGAGGCAAAAGCAAGAACACGACGTGGGGCGGCATGCAGATGTTTCTGCAAAACCAGATTCCACCGGCCGATCCGCGCAAGGAAACGGCCTATCGAAATTTCGCGCGCAACTTGCAGGACATTGTAGCGGTCGGTCTGGACTCCGGCGCCAGGATTGTCCTCAACACTATTTCGGTGAACTTGCGGGACTGTCCGCCGTTCGCCTCGTTGAGCAACCAAAACCTGCCGGCGGCCGACCGGGCGCAGTTTGACCACCTCTATGCGGAGGGTTTGTCGTTGGAAAAGCAAGTGAGTTTCGCGGAAGCGACGCGACGCTTCGAGGCGGCGGCCCGGATTGACGCGCAGTTTGCCGAGCTGCAATTTCGCTGGGCGGCCAGCCTCCTGCAGTTGACCAACGCCGTTGCTGCGCGCACTCACTTCCAACTGGCGTGCGACACGGATGCTCTGCCATTTCGCGCCGACTCGCGCATCAACGAATTGATCAAGGAAGTGGCGCAGGCGACAGCGGGGCGTCACTTGGTTTTGTGTGATGCCGAAGCGGCGCTGGCGGCTGACAGCCCTGTGAAGATTGCCGGTGACGAATCGTTTTTCGAGCACGTCCATTTCAATTTCGACGGCAACTATCGGTTGGGGTTGGCGTGGGCGGAACAAGTCGTTGGTTTGCTGGCGCTGCCGACCAACTCCGCGGCGTCCGCCGTGTGGCCGGCGCAAGCCAGGTGTGACGAAGACCTGGGTCTGACGGATTGGAATCGCGAGTTTGTGCTGCAGTCCGTCCTCCGCCGCATGAACAGTCCGCCACTGAGCAGCCAGTTCAACAACGCCGCGCGCCTCCAGGTCGTGCAGGCCCAGGAGTCGGTGCTCCAACGACGCAACGCGCAACCCGGGGCAACCGCGCAGGCGCTGACGGTGCTCAACGCCGCGATTCGCCGCGCGCCCGGTGACCATTTCCTCTACGAAGGCATGGCGAATGTTCTGGAGGCGGTTGGGGACCCGAAGAACGCGATTCTGGCTTACCGCGAGTTACTCAAATTGCTGCCGCATGATGCCTATGCGTCCCAGCAAATCGGCCGGCTGCTCGGTGAGCAGGGGCAGCCGCAACAAGGCGAGCCATTCCTGCGAACGGTCACGCGGCTGCGGCCAAGCTCGCCAGACGGCTGGCGTGAACTGGGCGTGGTTCTGGCCGCGCAGGAGAAATTCCCTGACGCATTGGAGTGCCTGCGGCGCGCCGAACGACTTTCTCCGCAGGATCCGGACAATGTCTGTTACACCGGCAAGATCCTGGCCAAGATGAAACGGCGGGCGGAGGCCATTGCGCATTACCGTCGCGCCATCCAGATGCGCCCGGACTTTTGGGAGGCGCACTTCGAGCTCGCGTCCGAGCTGGCTTGGGAAAACGAAGTTGCCGAGTCCATCCGGGAGTATTTGGAAGCTCTGCGGATCAATCCCCGTCACGCGGTAAGCCATGTGAATCTGGGCGTCATGCTCGTGCGTGAGAACCGGCACGCCGAAGCCATCCAGCAGTTTGAACAAGCCTTGGTGCTGGATCCGAATAACGCGGCGGCGAAGGATTACCTGCGCCAGGTTACCGAATTGCGCAACCGGAACAAATAG